Part of the Mangifera indica cultivar Alphonso chromosome 4, CATAS_Mindica_2.1, whole genome shotgun sequence genome, TCTGTTTTGTGCAGAACAGTTAAAAGCGGTACAACAAGATTCAATAGAAGCAACAAGTATTAACCCTCCACACCAAGTTTATTAATGCATAGACATTCTGACAAGAAGTTAATCTCTGAAATTCCAAGCATGTATTCAGTAGAATTACCTGTAATCTCCAAGATTACTTGGACAATCCTgtgaagttaaaaaatttagtagTTCATGGAGCTCAGGCATAAATTCTACCATTCAAACTATTTTGCCACACATGATGGGGCCAATATATCTGTTCGATAACCTATGATAAGTAAGCAGTAAGTTACAATGTTGTAATTTGCATGACCAGCATCTGTTGCATTATTGGAACATTTTCAGGAGGGTAAAACTTTTTTGTACTGTGGTCTAATAGCACTAATAGTGGAACTAAAATGAGATTGGCTAAAGTGTATGTTTACAACAGAAAGTGCAGAATTGGTTCACAAAATACAATATCAATAACATTATAATCAtgtaataaaatacaatatatatttatataacaaatatgAACCAAATTTTGAAATACTGATAAGTAGTAAAGTTACATCATTTCAGAGAAATGCAGCACTGGACTGAAGCTCAGATTCAGTCAGGATTCATATAGTTTTAGCACCCATTTGCAATATGTTCTCTTTTTATGGCTGAGTAGCACCTTTCTAAAGTTgttaattctaaaaatagaaGCAATTCATTACCAATGGGTCTGATCAGAGGGTTAAACAGTAGAGCACAGCTACtaatatcatcaaataaaaacaaatcagcACCAAAATACAAACAATAGTTATTGTCACCAACAGAAAACGGAAACAATCAAGTTATTGATTTCCTTCAATTAAGTTCTGCTATTGGATCAGCCAAAAGGAAGCAAATCAACAAGTATTAGAAAACAAGAGTGATAAAAAGTTCCAGATTAACCTTTTTGGTTCCAATTGATACCGCACTGAGCACAATGAACCATGTCAAATGACAATGATGGATACGGAAGTTGTCTTGAGATGAAGTTTCCAATCATAGCTGGGAGACCTCTCTCAAGGGCCAATTGGACTTGACTACCTGTGGCTTCATATGCTGCGACACATATAGCCAATAGCTTCAATGACACTAAATGAGCTGCAAAGCTTCCAAATCCACAACCAATATCCAGTATGGTGTGAACCTGCAATTTTCATATAAGGCTTAAAACTAAGATGCAACAGACAGGCCTATTCACCcttcaaaactgaaaaagagCAAACCATACTTCAATGTTATTATTCCCAATGTAAGTTTATAGTATTAGACTTAAAAGGGCAATAAATTATctattcaagaaattcaaactttttcaaattgaattttgtcCAATGAAGAAAGAGATATTCCTAAAACCATGATGTACAAAGAAAACTTACACCAGCTTGATGAAATTCAGAGTCACTTCCCAAACCTATCATCTCTGCCACTTGGCGGGAGTAAACTTTGACTCCATCAAAAATCAATCCATTCTCGGAGTGAAATGCAATTTGATTCTCTTCCAGTAACATCAATCTGGAAAAGTTATTACAATTTGCAAATACAATCACCATAACTTACAAAACTgagaaatagaaataataatacttacaatgaataataaagaaaataggaGTTGTGTGTGGACAGTTTGGACAAATTATGGAGCTGAGGGAGGTAGATTTAATACTTATGACCACCATAGAATCACATCTAGCATTAATTAAAAAGCACCTTTTCGTCATACTTCCAAATGAGAGAAATTGATCTTTTGTAATTTCACATTTCCACTCCATATCACATCCCTGCCAGTGGGCCACCTTAAGGGGATCTTATAATCCTTTGGGGGGCGTACCAAACACCGCTGATCTATTCTAGAAATTTCACAATGCCGATCAAACTCCTCCCCATCTTGAAATCCAGCCAACAAATTTGCTGACACGTTGTAGCATGGTacaaaattctctctctctttgccACAAAGGTCATACTCCTTGGGTCCAACCAATGAGAGAGTACTAAGCTCCAAGTAATCAACTGCAGCTTGCTCATTTAGCCTCCAatagtttgtatatatatcaGGTTTTTGAGTTGAAGTTACCAAGTCAAAGGTATTTGAAGATGATGATCCTAAGACGGTAACAAGtgcaacaataataataaggcATAATAACAACCAACTGAATGGCGGTCTAGGCACAACAATGACAGAAAGTTTATTGAACCAGGAACTTCTCATGTCCCAAACTTTGTGACACTAACAAACCGAGTTTCAAAATGCACTAAAAAACCAAGCCTTTTCACATTATTTTCCCAGAACAACCAAAGCCataacatatcataaaatatgagCTTCTATATAAGTTGCCATTAGTCCGTACAACACCTACAAGCACTCAGATTTTCCCCTCTACACTTTTTCTTCCAATAACAAAAACAGATCTTTCTCACATTACCAAAAACCGAGAAAATTAGAACGGGACAATCAGGTTTCAAATCTAATTACGGGTCAACAATTCACAGAACTGAACAATGTAGAAGAATTGAAAGTCCAAATCAAACCccaaaaaaaatgttgaattttccCGAAATTGTAATACTTGATTGTAGAAAGTTGAGAATTGCCGATTGTAGAAAAAAACTAGTCTCCAGCAGCACGTTGCCAACGAACCAGATCAACCTACAATATCGAAAAACTCAAAGATCCACCAAGACCAATATCACATTTCATGATATAACTAGATTCCACGCGCCTCAATGTAATTCCTGAAAAATCCCATTTCCTTTTTCACAACAAAAAGAACGAAAATGCAAAACTTTCCATTTTATAATCAACTAAAAGAAACCCCAGATCTCAAAAAGGAAACTCGGAAACAAATGTCAGATCAAATGCACATGCAAAAATGAGATCAGAGATTGGGATTGGAGGACATACCAATTAAAGAGTGTTGAAGAATGGGGATTCAAAGCAAAACCAACATAACACAGGTATTTTTAAGAGTCCATTTATATCGAATTCTACTTTTGGGTTTGTGTAATTGATTAAGTTTCAGAAGAGTATACACTACTAAAATTGATAGATCTCTAATCAGTAAATAAACAGAAGCTGAGACTTCTAGACAGAATAAACAGGCAAATCATTTTTGCTCAACATAACAGGGGAATGATCGCAATTTATCACGTGGGTGTTGAAAAACTTTTGCTTTTAGCGGCAGAcactattaaatttgtttgttctAGCACTACGCCAGCCAGCCTAAAAACTTTTCTAAGTCCAAGTGTGATTTGCTATGCCTTGGATTTGGTGTAGAAGTTGGAATGAGCTGTTGAGATTCGGCCCTTTGTTCTGGAGGAGTATACATTTCTTCAATGAACCCCATAATTAGTCGTATTTAATGAGCAATGACAACTTTATTACTGGTTGACTGGTTCCAACTGAGGACACAAGGGAGGTAAATTGAGTATTCagattatttgttattatataattaaataattttaaattaaaaataaaataatatttagattatataataatgaatCTCCTTAGTACTGCATTAACCGAATTGAATAACAAATCATTGCTCTTCTTGTTTCATTATGCATAAGCAATGACATTAATGTTAGAGTAGAACATAAGTTTCCTTATAACTAACCAAATCCCATGCACGCATCCATTAAAGCAGCTGGATTTTGTGGTTGATGACTTAactgtaatttaattattgtttcGTTTAGTGGGGCCGGTATGGTACGATGGGCTAACGGTTAGCCAACACAATTCAACACGTTTCGAGCAATAACAAACAGGATTTGATTCCATGGCTTCTGCTATCGTACGGTTCAAGTTCCACGGTAAAGATAATAGGAACCCAAAGATTGGTGTTTATATGCCTGAAAAGGCAGAAGAAAAGGCCTGTCATCCTGGAATTTATTTCCAGACAGTGGACTGACAAACACAGGCTTCTCAGAAACtgctttttttcaaaattaaccgTGAAGCAAAGTATTTAATCCAACAGAATCTACAGATTGAAGATTTTGTAACGCCTAGTCAGCAAAAACATGTATAGAAACAATCCAAATAACATCCATTTACTTCCAAAGAGTAGTTTGAATGGCTAAGCGTAAAATCCTAAAGAAGTCCCAAGAGAGCTCGGATTCAAGACCGCCAATTTACCTGGTGCTTAGGTATTATGCTCATTCAAGCAGACTCAAACTGGTTTTCCCTGCCAATTTAATGAATGTTCTTAGTCTATGTAGCTCAGGCAGCTCAACTGACCTTGAAATATTGATATTTGGCAAACTCTGTCCAAGAGACATCCCATTGAGAGGCCCTCCCAGTGCTTTCGATTGTGCTTCCACAATAGCATTAATCACTTCTTGTGTTTGCTCTATCCAATTCATTCAGTGAAACAGAGAATTTGCCTTGAAAAATCGTGTATTTTGTGTTGCAATGACTTAAGGAACGGATTGATTGCAGGAAAAAAGGTTATGTAATTTTACTGAGcattcattaaaaacaaaaatcaatacTTTATCTGTATTTGTAAGATTTAAAgacacaaaattcaaaattcaaaagctacaattaaacaaattaataataaaaacaaacctAAACATGGCAATTAACAGCTCCTCTGAAACTTCATCACAAGTTAACCAAATTTACCAATCAAGTAGTTGATAATACGCAAGTTCTGAAGGAATTAGTAAGAACATCCTTACTCAAATAATGCCCTGCGAATTTACGAATAACAGAAACAGAGGGATTAGAGTTGAAGTTTTTCATAAAGAAATTACTGCAGGGGTGAAAAAATGTTAAGAGCATTACCTATAAACACTATCTTATTCGTCCGATTCTCATCTGTTCTCCATTTTCGAGCTGGAACAACCTCATAAATCTCCCTTACAGCCTGCCAAATGTTCAAGAACAAACAAATTTGTAATGAGAACGCATGCAACTAACTAATAACTGAAAATTAAGTAACATCAGTGACAGTTAAAaagcaaaacaaacaaaatgaagTTGCATACAATGGGGAAAAAAGTGTTAATAACAAGCTGAAATACCCaattagaaatagaaatttTGCTAAATGCCAGACCCATTCCTCAAAATTTGAGATCACTATGAAAACTTACATAGAGGAACCTTTACCTCAACTTCTCACTTATGAGTTCACCATCCCTATTTGAGATATGTGATTAATccttgggaaaaaaaattacaataaaactttaCAGTCACCTACAAGCTCATTTCCTCCCCTGCTTCGGGAAACATCAAATGGACCATGACTCACAATATTGCCTACTCTTTAGTAGGCTCAAGCATCATTTTACAAGGTAGAGCCAGCATGGAAATGGTTTGAACTCTTGAAAATGTTAAGTTTAACAGACAATGGAAATACTTTCTAGTGTAACTTAACatggaatatttatttttaatggtcTCTCTGCAAATACTCGCATAGAGTTAGCATGTGTTTGTAATTCCTCTGCTTGCTATTCCATACCCTGCTGCCTCAGGTTTTAATCATTCTCTGAAAATCGCACTTGAGAGCCAATTAAGAAGTTACAGAGTATTATGAATATCAGGTTGCAAAAGTGGCTACCAGTctagaagaaaacaaaatatcatagaAACAGAGGAAAAGTGGAGTGGTAGTGAAGGAGTTGGGGATGGTAAAAGCACCTTATAATCCAAATCCAAAATGCAGCATAAGTAAACAAAGCAAACATTACAAATATTTACCTGCAAAATGTGTAGTTGAtcagatttttgaatatttaaaacacCTTTGCAGCGGTACACATCCATGCCATATTTCTTATCCCAAAGAATCTCCTCAAGCCATAAGCGAACCTGAGAATACACGGAATAGCAGACACTATCAAAATAACATATGGATTTTACATTCAAAATTATACACTATAATAAGGTAGCGATGTTTCAGtataatggaaaaagaaaagctAAAAAAACTGACCTCTGCAATAATGGAACAATAGGGTTAGACAGGCAACAAGGATGTGATTGTTTGATCAATAGAtggaatatatatattccaAGAATTATTAAGTATACAGTTGTGATAACTGTAATTATCTTTCCGAAAAAGTGAATACAAGAGTAACTATTGTAGTACTCTTTCCAAAGTAATGAATACAAGAGCAACTAATAACAAATTACAATACTTGGTATAGCAAGACTGAATTTTTCAATAGCTATTTTGGAGATTACCTTATCAAGATCAACAGCCTGTTGTTCGCAAATGCACAAGGTTCGCACACCACTGTCATGAAGATCTGAAGAAGGTACAGATTGGTGCTCTTCCAACAGTGCTTGCAGATGAGTGACATGCTGAGAGCAAAGATGAAAGATTTGAGTGACATCTGTTGATATAAAAATAGGcataatatgaaattaaataaaaaaatagtattacTAACTGTGGCATCGTATGCTCGGCAATTCAATATCTTAGACAAGTCAACTTGACAACGGGCAGAGCGAATAATATGAGCAAGAGAGTTAATTTCATGTATTTCCTTCTCCAATTTGTCAAGGGCATCTTCGGAAGCCTCTGGAGAAACTAAATCAATCTTGTTAAGAATAATAACATCCTacaagaaaaaatgaaacttataAGCCtctgaaaattaaattaatagcaAAGTGAAAAACAATCTTTCTAGAAATCAAAAGCTAGTTTGCAGCAAAATCAGTCATTAAGTAATAACACGAGACTCACCGCAAATGCTATTTGATGAATTGCTTCAGGAAATGAAGATACTTCacgatatttatttatttggaagAGAAGGTTTTTGGCATCCACAACCTATTAAGCAAAAAACTTATTAACAGAAAGAACTGATATGAAAACTTGAGGTAATTGAGGAAAGAACATATGATAGAAAAGACAAAACAATACATCAAAAGTTCAACCCCCATGAATCATACATTACTCTATCCACTCATATACCAAGAAGATAAACATAAAGTTACATAAAACATGATATGTTTGCCTCATACTACTACTACTACAAGGCACTAGAACAATATAGAAGCATGCATCATATTATTCAACTCCCAACCTAAATGGAAGAAATGCATCTACCACAGAGGGAGATGATTTGATAAAACCTATGAAAAGCTTATAAGTTGTATCCTTAGTGTCCATCATACAAACTGACCAACTGGTATGAAGCCAAGCATGATATAACATCTGAACAATTTGAATGGTTAATAAAAACAATTCAATTTCTAATCATacagaaaatttattaaaatttgtcaaagatCATAATCTTACTTACGGTGACAATAGAATCAAGTCTGATGGATGATTCCAGTTGATCATCTAACCAAAGAATAGATGCCAGAGAAGCAGGGTTCGCTAACCCAGTGGTCTCAAGCAATATATGATCAAGTCTACAGACAACAAAAGAACCATTCTTAGACCATTAATTTCCACTACTACATAACTCCTCCAAGTGTTTTATCCAAGTTCCCATAAGTTGAGTCCCAAATTGAATGCAAGAAACAAAATTACCTTTCTTTCATTTCTACAAGTTGTTCCAGTGCTTGAACTAAACTATGCTTAACAGTGCAGCAAATGCACCCATTTGCCAATTCAACCCATTCTTCAACAACTGCACCGCTTTCTCCATCATTTATCATTGCCCTTTCCACTCCAATCTCTTCACCAAACTCATTTAAGATGACAGCAATTCTTTTTCCATGTTGCACATTCAAGATATAATTAACAAGCTGAAATGCATGACCCCATTTGTCAGTCAACAAATTTCCAGCAAGCTAAAAATCCTCTCTTtcccaataaaaaaaaacattcagaCCATGCCTCTTTGCATTTGAAAGTTAATCATTGTCCCAACATGCATATGTCTTTGCCTCTTCTGTACATTCAACCAATAAGATTAACTGTTCTGATATCATTATGAGCTACTTAATCTTAAAATCTGTAAATTTTTCATAAAGCTTGAAGATGTTTAACTGTCCTTGTACATGATTTTGTGGCATATTTCATTTCCCctcaatgaaaattaaattggtTTAGTAGATATTGACCAGTTTCACtaaataaaaatctcataatctGTAATAGTCACTAAACTTCAGCATCTTTTCGTCGCAAATTGACACAAACTTGCTTTTACACAAAATAGAATCCAATATATGTaccaaaaaactaaattaaataaataaaactccaCTAAACAAGTAATTGACTGGAAATAAAAACAGAAAGCATAATACGAAAactaattttagaaaaacaagGGTGTAAGTTACAGTGGATTTGCCAGCTCCAAGAAAGCCAGTGATGACAGTTACACCCACAGAAACGTCAGCGTTTTTGGAAGAGTATGAGCGTTCTTGCGCAGGTTTGTCAATTTGAACGGCGAGAGGTGGACGTTCCTCTTCGTCCTCCATTTTCATTCCCAAGCCAACTTCttagcctttttttttggttaaagaagtcacaatttttttaaatttacattaTTGTCCCTGGGAAAATGAGTCGATCCACCTCTCACCGAGTTCGAGTTGTTTTCAATACTTCAGTTATGCTGTTTGGGGAAGTGGCATTGGATTGGATTTAAAAAAGCCCCTCATGACTTAATCCCACCCAAAAATTAGCGtttttataagtaatttattaattttaaaaaatttaaatattcatttacctattaatttttatagttaataataaaaataaaattattatttaataaaattatttaaaaaattaaatatttaattatatttattttatatatttaaaaactaacaatttctttatcttttttttttaatatttgaaaaattactattttttttttaagatttcaaTGGTAACTCTTTgatggtaattttttttctctattattgGTATTTTCTTATCTCCttgtttaatgaaaataatattgcCTTTATAAAGTTGAAATAACTCTAATATTTGGAGAGAATAAGTCTACAGcctttaaacaaattttaaaaaca contains:
- the LOC123212894 gene encoding COBW domain-containing protein 1, yielding MKMEDEEERPPLAVQIDKPAQERSYSSKNADVSVGVTVITGFLGAGKSTLVNYILNVQHGKRIAVILNEFGEEIGVERAMINDGESGAVVEEWVELANGCICCTVKHSLVQALEQLVEMKERLDHILLETTGLANPASLASILWLDDQLESSIRLDSIVTVVDAKNLLFQINKYREVSSFPEAIHQIAFADVIILNKIDLVSPEASEDALDKLEKEIHEINSLAHIIRSARCQVDLSKILNCRAYDATHVTHLQALLEEHQSVPSSDLHDSGVRTLCICEQQAVDLDKVRLWLEEILWDKKYGMDVYRCKGVLNIQKSDQLHILQAVREIYEVVPARKWRTDENRTNKIVFIGHYLSKDVLTNSFRTCVLSTT